The following proteins are encoded in a genomic region of Montipora foliosa isolate CH-2021 chromosome 8, ASM3666993v2, whole genome shotgun sequence:
- the LOC137968662 gene encoding tigger transposable element-derived protein 4-like, translating to MSKQLCNWLQKKTLTLEEKIRVLDHAEKNPKVGYRKLEELFGVGKTKIAALIKDKRTIRAQYETFFSANNKRSRDGVIKNFKVRYRNFLLKFVVSRVNRGLTAPDIAKEVDVLQAIRWIKQAWDEVPEEIVQKCFDKCGFSNVVQNNARSEEEEDQEFAELVRRISQGETTAEEYVTADQEIPSCATLSKWRQRLRDEALDLYQKESEEPASKVVVVADSDKEGQDVDFEPPAPAIKSTTEALRLVNYLKEFASSTLQDEILVSKLSSVGQRFEDFKLLHLKQSTITDFFSS from the exons ATGTCTAAACAACTATGCAATTGGTTGCAAAAGAAAACCTTAACTCTGGAGGAGAAAATTCGCGTTTTAGATCATGCTGAAAAAAATCCTAAAGTTGGTTACAGAAAACTGGAGGAATTATTCGGCGTCGGAAAAACGAAGATTGCAGCATTGATCAAGGATAAACGAACAATAAGAGCGCAGTATGAAACCTTCTTCTCGGCCAACAACAAGAGATCGCGAGATG GCGTGATTAAGAATTTCAAAGTAAGGTACAGGAATTTCCTCCTGAAATTTGTTGTTTCACGTGTTAACCGCGGACTAACAGCTCCAGATATCGCCAAGGAAGTTGATGTTTTACAGGCAATAAGGTGGATCAAACAGGCCTGGGATGAAGTACCAGAAGAAATTGTTCAGAAGTGCTTCGACAAATGTGGATTTTCCAATGTGGTACAGAATAACGCGAGATCTGAGGAAGAAGAGGATCAAGAATTCGCAGAGCTTGTACGACGTATTAGTCAGGGCGAGACAACAGCTGAAGAATACGTAACTGCTGACCAAGAGATTCCATCATGTGCCACCCTCTCCAAATGGCGACAACGACTAAGGGATGAAGCCCTCGATCTCTATCAAAAAGAATCCGAGGAACCTGCTAGTAAAGTTGTAGTGGTCGCAGACAGTGACAAAGAAGGCCAAGATGTGGACTTCGAACCACCGGCTCCAGCCATCAAATCCACTACAGAAGCTCTTAGACTGGTTAACTACCTAAAGGAATTCGCCTCCTCAACGCTGCAAGATGAAATCCTCGTATCAAAATTAAGCAGCGTTGGTCAGCGCTTTGAAGATTTTAAACTGTTGCACCTGAAACAATCCACGATCACAGACTTCTTTTCTTCTTAA